One region of Streptomyces davaonensis JCM 4913 genomic DNA includes:
- a CDS encoding glycoside hydrolase domain-containing protein: MADEMVLRAQRFINTTYPNMLGMSPLEENGQTSWTVMYALTRALQLELGISSLSNNFGPTTLNTLASKYPVLKDGTVPSANFARIIQSALYCKGYDGGEIDGKYNDRVAASVSKLKSDMGVLPSFPEEGSLYPKVVKALLNMDPYVVVSGGSSKIREIQQWLNGRYIGRQDFFIVPCDGHHSRTVASSMLYAIQYELGMADGVANGNFGPGTKTGLANHTLSEGSAGTWAQLYSAALILNGRSGTPFSSLFNSTVASETAAFQEFVKLPVTGKGDFSTWASLLVSYGDQNRRGEACDGVTKITAARAATLKAEGVKYIGRYLINATGGKPYEKEIQAGELQTIAENGLRCFPIWQTYGRDAKGYSYPSGSADGLAAIAAAQRHGFKSGARIFFAVDFDAYDYEVTDNVLPYFKGVQDALAMSGNPYRVGVYGPRNVCIRVSDAGHATASFVSDMSSGFSGNYGYPLPANWAYDQVVTRWLGTGDGAIEVDHNIASGRDIGEGSFNASYLDNDPDTAFDFTSYYNALNADVSTYMEQIGFPDSDASRIFTHTECLETIMSHDALITQLSNTYNMRKALIQTSAYWEMRHYDVVDLGVDAAVTYYHTGVGGGVVPKRDSSTGIAQISGEVGIRAWNHCIQVDLVEGTILDPAKDADIWTMWHKVNQDNAYSVKTVSLIHLWDAAGKVGGQNPPDGESTLRAMSLDYTQNEIFEVLRRYQGWGDEAEEHASKRMALYQLFEKYNGLSRR; the protein is encoded by the coding sequence ATGGCCGACGAGATGGTGCTCCGCGCTCAACGGTTCATCAATACGACGTATCCCAACATGCTCGGCATGAGCCCGCTGGAGGAGAACGGCCAGACCAGCTGGACCGTGATGTACGCGCTCACCCGCGCCCTCCAGCTCGAACTCGGCATCAGCTCGCTCTCCAACAACTTCGGTCCGACGACGCTGAACACGCTGGCCTCGAAGTACCCGGTGCTGAAGGACGGGACCGTCCCGTCGGCGAATTTCGCCCGCATCATCCAGTCCGCGCTCTACTGCAAGGGCTACGACGGCGGCGAGATAGACGGGAAGTACAACGACCGCGTCGCTGCCTCGGTCAGCAAGCTGAAGAGCGACATGGGTGTGCTTCCGTCGTTCCCGGAGGAGGGCAGCCTCTACCCCAAGGTCGTCAAGGCGCTGCTCAACATGGACCCCTATGTCGTGGTGAGCGGGGGCAGTTCGAAGATCCGGGAGATCCAGCAGTGGCTGAACGGCCGTTACATCGGCCGCCAGGACTTCTTCATCGTGCCGTGCGACGGCCACCACTCGCGGACCGTGGCCTCGTCGATGCTGTACGCCATCCAGTACGAGCTCGGCATGGCCGACGGCGTCGCCAACGGCAACTTCGGCCCGGGCACCAAGACGGGCCTGGCCAACCACACGCTCTCCGAGGGGTCCGCCGGCACCTGGGCGCAGCTGTACAGCGCCGCACTGATCCTCAACGGGCGTTCGGGGACGCCGTTCTCCTCCCTCTTCAACAGCACGGTCGCCAGTGAGACGGCGGCGTTCCAGGAGTTCGTGAAGCTCCCGGTCACCGGCAAGGGCGACTTCTCCACCTGGGCGTCGCTCCTGGTCTCCTACGGCGACCAGAACCGCAGGGGCGAGGCCTGCGACGGCGTCACGAAGATCACCGCGGCCCGTGCGGCGACCCTCAAGGCCGAGGGCGTCAAGTACATCGGCCGCTATCTGATCAACGCGACCGGCGGAAAGCCCTACGAGAAGGAGATCCAGGCCGGCGAGCTCCAGACCATCGCCGAGAACGGGCTGCGCTGTTTCCCGATCTGGCAGACCTACGGCCGCGACGCCAAGGGCTACAGCTACCCCTCCGGGAGCGCGGACGGTCTCGCCGCCATCGCCGCCGCCCAGCGCCACGGCTTCAAGAGCGGTGCCCGGATCTTCTTCGCGGTCGACTTCGACGCCTACGACTACGAGGTCACCGACAACGTCCTGCCCTACTTCAAGGGTGTCCAGGACGCCCTGGCGATGTCCGGCAACCCCTACCGGGTCGGCGTCTACGGGCCGCGCAACGTCTGCATCCGGGTGTCCGACGCGGGCCACGCCACGGCGAGCTTCGTCTCCGACATGTCCAGCGGCTTCTCCGGCAACTACGGCTATCCGCTGCCCGCCAACTGGGCCTACGACCAGGTCGTCACGCGCTGGCTCGGCACCGGTGACGGCGCCATCGAGGTCGACCACAACATCGCCTCGGGGCGCGACATCGGCGAGGGCTCCTTCAACGCGTCGTACCTCGACAACGACCCCGACACCGCGTTCGACTTCACGTCGTACTACAACGCCCTGAACGCCGATGTCAGCACCTACATGGAGCAGATCGGCTTCCCGGACTCGGACGCCAGCCGCATCTTCACGCACACCGAGTGCCTTGAGACGATCATGTCGCACGACGCGCTGATCACTCAGCTGTCGAACACGTACAACATGCGCAAGGCGCTGATCCAGACCTCGGCCTACTGGGAGATGCGCCACTACGACGTGGTCGACCTGGGCGTGGACGCGGCGGTCACCTACTACCACACCGGCGTCGGCGGGGGCGTCGTGCCCAAGCGGGACTCCTCCACCGGTATCGCGCAGATCAGCGGCGAGGTGGGCATCCGGGCCTGGAACCACTGCATCCAGGTCGATCTCGTCGAGGGCACCATCCTCGACCCGGCCAAGGACGCCGACATCTGGACGATGTGGCACAAGGTCAACCAGGACAACGCCTACTCGGTCAAGACCGTCTCGCTCATCCATCTGTGGGACGCGGCCGGCAAGGTCGGCGGCCAGAACCCGCCGGACGGCGAGAGCACGCTGCGCGCGATGAGCCTGGACTACACCCAGAACGAGATCTTCGAGGTGCTGCGCCGCTACCAGGGCTGGGGCGACGAGGCCGAGGAGCACGCGAGCAAGCGCATGGCGCTCTACCAGCTCTTCGAGAAGTACAACGGACTGTCCCGGCGGTAG
- a CDS encoding efflux RND transporter periplasmic adaptor subunit, with protein sequence MNDNTGTEPLPAEELTAEELSAGPEPCRAALTRRRRWLAGMAAASVLLTGAGVAAAQLIRSPAQAAAETAPPEADVLTAPVEHRVLKDTVVLRGTVRAGQTVEVAPQSSGADGSGAPVVTRVPVKAGQRVKAGQVVLEVSGRPVFVLPGDIPVYRDLRPGAGGRDVAQLQSALRGLGHDTGADAKDVFGAGTKAALAAYYASIGYEPRQAESDGADRVDAAEDAVRVAERAVQDAGGSDGDKDGLTRERAEQDLADARAELAEAEAVSGPMLPMDEVVFVGGFPAYVDSVTGAVGSRVSGSVLRLSAGELVVHGYLQEHQRQLAGAGQRVEILSELSGEQTGAKVASVADTPESGKAAQSEEATSGDAPPAGSYRLVVEPDKALKAGSAGQGVRLTIESASTEGRALVVPITAVSAGADSRTSVTVLEANGDRRRVEVRAGTQGDGFVAVVPVGGRAALRPGEQVIVGMRGSGGLR encoded by the coding sequence ATGAACGACAACACCGGCACCGAACCGCTGCCGGCCGAAGAACTGACCGCGGAGGAGCTGTCCGCCGGCCCCGAGCCTTGCCGCGCCGCGCTGACCCGGCGTCGGCGCTGGCTGGCCGGAATGGCGGCCGCCTCGGTGCTGCTCACCGGCGCGGGTGTCGCCGCGGCCCAGCTGATCCGCTCGCCGGCCCAGGCCGCGGCGGAGACCGCGCCGCCCGAGGCCGATGTCCTCACCGCCCCGGTGGAGCACCGGGTGCTGAAGGACACCGTCGTACTGCGCGGCACGGTACGGGCCGGTCAGACGGTCGAGGTGGCGCCGCAGAGTTCCGGCGCGGACGGATCCGGCGCCCCGGTGGTGACCCGGGTCCCGGTCAAGGCGGGGCAGCGCGTCAAGGCCGGACAGGTGGTGCTGGAGGTCTCGGGGCGGCCCGTGTTCGTCCTGCCCGGGGACATCCCCGTGTACCGGGATCTCAGGCCCGGGGCCGGGGGGCGGGACGTGGCGCAGTTGCAGTCCGCGCTGCGCGGACTCGGCCATGACACGGGAGCGGACGCGAAGGACGTCTTCGGCGCGGGCACCAAGGCCGCGCTGGCCGCCTACTACGCCTCGATCGGCTACGAGCCCCGGCAGGCCGAGTCGGACGGCGCGGACCGGGTCGACGCCGCGGAGGACGCCGTACGGGTGGCCGAGCGCGCCGTGCAGGACGCGGGTGGCTCCGACGGCGACAAGGACGGTCTCACCCGGGAGCGCGCCGAGCAGGATCTGGCCGACGCCCGCGCCGAACTCGCCGAGGCGGAGGCGGTGTCGGGGCCGATGCTGCCGATGGACGAAGTCGTCTTCGTCGGGGGATTCCCGGCGTACGTCGACTCGGTCACCGGCGCGGTCGGCTCGCGGGTGTCGGGCTCCGTGCTGCGGCTCTCGGCCGGTGAACTGGTCGTCCACGGCTATCTCCAGGAACACCAGCGGCAGTTGGCCGGTGCCGGGCAGCGGGTGGAGATCCTGTCGGAGCTCTCCGGCGAGCAGACCGGGGCGAAGGTGGCCTCCGTGGCCGACACTCCCGAGTCGGGCAAGGCCGCGCAGAGCGAGGAGGCCACGAGCGGCGACGCGCCGCCCGCGGGTTCCTACCGGCTGGTGGTCGAGCCGGACAAGGCGCTCAAGGCGGGCTCGGCCGGGCAGGGCGTGCGGTTGACCATCGAGTCGGCCTCGACCGAGGGCCGCGCCCTGGTGGTGCCGATCACGGCCGTGTCGGCCGGCGCCGACAGCAGAACGTCCGTCACGGTCCTCGAAGCGAACGGCGACCGCAGGCGGGTCGAGGTCCGGGCGGGCACCCAGGGCGACGGCTTCGTCGCCGTGGTGCCCGTCGGCGGCCGGGCTGCGCTGCGGCCGGGAGAGCAAGTGATCGTCGGCATGCGCGGCTCCGGCGGCCTGCGATGA
- a CDS encoding ABC transporter ATP-binding protein, with product MRWLGRPARPAPQPADGDTVLEFDGVGRTYPGPPPVTALRPVNLSVRRGDFVTVSGPSGSGKSTFLNIAGLLDTPTEGRYVLGGVDVSSLNDAERTAVRGRRIGFVFQSFHLMPHRTALENVELGMVYGGVPRRKRTERARRALCGVGLGHRLDSLPSRLSGGERQRVAIARALAVRPTLLLCDEPTGNLDSATADAVLALLDELNEQGMTLVVITHDAAVAARGTRRVTIRDGVLSEPVPATAR from the coding sequence ATGAGGTGGCTCGGCCGCCCGGCACGGCCGGCACCGCAACCCGCCGACGGCGACACGGTGCTGGAGTTCGACGGCGTCGGACGCACCTACCCGGGGCCGCCTCCGGTGACGGCCCTGCGCCCGGTGAACCTGTCCGTGCGCCGCGGGGACTTCGTCACCGTGTCCGGCCCCTCCGGCTCCGGCAAGTCGACCTTCCTCAATATCGCCGGGCTCCTGGACACCCCCACCGAGGGCCGCTACGTCCTCGGCGGCGTCGACGTCAGCAGCCTGAACGACGCCGAGCGCACCGCCGTACGCGGCCGCCGGATCGGCTTCGTCTTCCAGTCCTTCCACCTCATGCCCCACCGCACCGCGCTGGAGAACGTCGAACTGGGCATGGTGTACGGCGGTGTCCCGCGCCGGAAGCGCACCGAGCGGGCGCGTCGGGCGCTGTGCGGCGTGGGCCTCGGCCACCGGCTCGACTCCCTGCCCAGCAGGCTCTCCGGCGGCGAACGCCAGCGCGTCGCCATCGCCCGCGCCCTGGCGGTCCGGCCGACGCTGCTGCTGTGCGACGAGCCGACCGGAAACCTCGACAGCGCCACGGCCGACGCCGTGCTCGCACTGCTGGACGAACTGAACGAACAGGGAATGACCCTAGTGGTGATCACTCACGATGCGGCGGTCGCCGCCCGTGGCACCCGCCGCGTGACGATCCGGGACGGCGTGCTCAGCGAGCCCGTGCCCGCCACGGCCCGATGA